In Pyxicephalus adspersus chromosome 12, UCB_Pads_2.0, whole genome shotgun sequence, a genomic segment contains:
- the LOC140342332 gene encoding uncharacterized protein (The sequence of the model RefSeq protein was modified relative to this genomic sequence to represent the inferred CDS: added 42 bases not found in genome assembly), with translation MIVGLKRGILTHITLDLCHRLLVLPRNDHSYSHIPYSSREGCKTRYQGVSSTDSLTMYVFAASVRPVETFTPSWGNILSGDFVTLTCDAGSAAQDNQTYYWYKDDKVLNITQRDFTIPSASQRDNGEYKCRTRTSDMSLTTRLKIQDFSAPTSDMYTSGTSDVTSPTQTSQGTRTTGTTRPVQSFSSMISERHLSVSVLKGLLIGLLVLLTLALIILIYLLKDNWSNNSQIKESHQLYSNIRENIEFQTVRTGVIEEAAPGSKQPETGSFLSIN, from the exons ATGATTGTGGGTCTTAAAAGGGGGATTTTAACCCATATAACACTTGACCTGTGCCACAGACTGCTGGTCCTGCCGAGAAATGACCACTCCTATTCTCATATACCCTATTCATCTAGAGAGGGTTGTAAGACAAGATATCAGGGAGTATCGAGCACAGATTCACTTACAATGTATGTTTTTGCAGCCAGTGTCAGACCCGTAGAGACCTTCACACCTAGCTGGGGAAATATATTATCCGGAGACTTCGTGACTTTGACATGTGATGCTGGATCTGCCGCACAAGACAACCAGACCTATTACTGGTACAAAGATGATAAAGTTCTGAATATCACTCAGCGAGATTTCACCATTCCATCGGCGTCCCAGAGAGACAACGGAGAGTACAAATGCCGCACCAGAACCAGTGACATGAGTCTTACCACCAGGCTGAAAATCCAAGATT ATGTCACCAGCCCAACACAAACATCGCAGGGAACACGGACTACAG GTACCACCCGTCCCGTGCAGAGCTTCTCCTCTATGATCTCAG AAAGACATCTATCTGTGTCGGTGCTTAAAGGACTCCTAATCGGGCTTCTCGTTCTCCTTACCCTTGCTTTGATCATCCTCATCTACCTGCTTAAAGATAACTGGTCAAACAATTCCCAAATCAAGGAAAGCCACCAATTGTATAGCAACATCAG GGAGAATATTGAGTTCCAAACAGTTCGTACAGGCGTAATTGAAGAAGCAGCACCGGGCTCCAAACAACCTGAGACAGGGAGCTTCCTGTCCATCAACTAG